The region GTCAAAACACGCCCACCCTGCCTCTTCGGTGGGGGTCGAGGGGGTCAAAACACGCCCACCCTGCCTCTTCGGTGGGGGTCGAGGGGGTCAAAACACGCCCACCCTGTTTCTTACGAAGAGAACAAAGGGCCAGCGAAAGGAGCGCCCGCGTTTTGGCCCCGGGCTGCCCTACCCGGGTCCACAGCGTTCTCTCAGCCTCGCCACCCGGTGTTTATTTGAGGCGAGCCCCATCGGGGACCGGGCTATCGGGCCTGGCCAGGACGATCGCGCCGTCTTCGCGTTCGAACCCGCAGATCAGCACCTCGGAGCGGATCGGACCGATCTGCTTCGCCGGAAAGTTCGTCACACAGAGCACCTGGGTGCCCACCAGGCTCTCTGGCGAGTAGAGGTCGGTGATCTGGGCGCTGGATTTGCGCACGTCCTCCGGTCCCAGGCGCACCCAGACCTTGTAGGCAGGCCGGCGCGCCTCGGGAAAGGGCTCCGCCCGCACCACCGTGCCCACCTGGAGCTTCACTGCCTCAAAGTCCGCCCAATCGATCGTCTTATCGTCGCTCATCATCACCTCGCCCGTCGTGGTCATCGAAATCCCTCCGCTATCTCGGGAGGCGCTGAGAGCAAGTCCGCGCTACGCGCCGAGATCGGGGGCGTGCTAGTCTGCCGAGTGCGCCGCCCCGACTCAAGCCCTCCCTTGCTGGCGAGCGTCCTCTTCCGCTCCCTCTTTGCCGCTCTCTCCCCTGACATACCCGATGAACGCTCCCCACAACCCGACACCGAAACGCGCGCTGGTGCTCTCCGGCGGCGGGGCCCGCGGGGCCTACGAAGTAGGCACGCTCCGCTACATCATGCATGCGCTCCCCGCCGATCTGGGCTACTCGCCGCGCTTTGATATCGTGTGCGGCACCAGCGTGGGTGCCATCAACGCCGCCTGGGTGGCGGCCACGCTCGACGATCCCCACTACTGTGCCGCGCGTCTGGAGCACCTGTGGCGCTCGCTGCGCTTTAGCGAGGTGATTCGCTTCTCGTATGGCGAGCTCGGGAGGCTGCTCTACCACTACCTCCTTGAGGAGCGTCTGCCCGGGCTGGTGCGGCGCACCCAGCGGGCGATGGCCGACACCAGCCGGCCGGGGGGCTTTCTGCACACCAGCTTCTTTGATCGCCTGGTGCGCCACGAGATCCCCTTTCGACGCATTGAGCAGAACCTCAAGAGCGGACATCTGGAGGCGGCCTCGGTCTCGGCCACCGACATCGTCTCGGGGCAGACCGCCGTCTTTGTGCAGACGCACCGCCCGCTGCCCCCCTGGACCCGCGACCGCCGGCGCATCGCGCGTCAGGGGCCGATTACCCCGCGCAAGGTGCTGGCCAGCGCGGCGATCCCGGTGCTCTTCCCCTCGGTTCAGGTGCACGGACGCTGGTACTGCGACGGGGCGCTGCGCCAGAACACCCCCATCTCGCCAGCGCTGCGCCTGGGCGCGGATCGGGTCCTGGTGATCGCTTTAAAAAACGCCTCCCCGCTGGAGCGCCAGCGCCCCACGCCGGTGCCGGAGCATCTGCGCAAGATCGCGCATCCCAACCTGGCCTACGTGATGGGCAAGCTCCTCGACGCGCTCCTGCTCGACCCGCTCGACTACGACTTAAGCGTGCTCAACCGCGTCAACGCCATGCTTCGCGTGGGCGAAGAGGCCTTTGGCAAAGAGCACTTCCTGCCCCCCTTTAATGAGGTGATTCGCCGGCACCGCGGGCAGGGCTACCGGGTGGTGGAGCCCCTCTTGATTCGGCCCAGCCGCGACCTGGGGGAGCTGGCCGCCGGGCTGGCGCGCACCCTGCCCGAGAGCTTCTGGGGCTCGGCGCCGCTGCGCCACGTCGGGCAGCGCGCCCTGGAGAGCGAGGGCGGCCGCGAGAGCGATCTCTTAAGCTATGTGCTCTTCGACGGGCAGTACACCGGGGAGCTCATTGAGCTGGGCTGGCAAGACGCCGCCCGCAGACACGAAGAGCTCGTCGCGTTTTTTCGCGACGAGCCCTCCGAAACGCTCTCTCAGGTGCCGGCCTGAGCTTTTTTGCCTGCGGGAGCACGCCGATCAGGGACAGGTGTTTGAAAGATTTCCCGACAGACTCGCCACTCCCTGCCAGCCGGCGCCGCGCAGGCTGGCCACCACCGCCTCAATCTCACACCAGGACAGCGACTCGTTGGCCGTGATGTTGAGCTCTTGCACACTCGTGATCGCCGGCAGCGTCAGTGTGCTCAGCATCGGATTCCCCGAGAGCACCAGATTCCCTACCACCTCTTCCAACGCGGTGAGCGTCACGCTGGCCAGCACATCGTTGCTGACCACCGACATCTCCCCGCCCACCCGGATCAGCACCGGCAGGTTCAACCCGGTGAGCGCATCGACATCCGAGATCATGAGTTTGCCGTGCACCTCCTCCAGCGCCGCCATCTCCAGGGTGTGCAGCTTCGGCAGCGCGCTCAAAAAGAGATGCGGCCCTGGTGCATGCTCCCCCTGCGTCTGAAGAGCGGACAACGCCAGCGAAGTGAGTTCGGGCAGCATCTGGATCGAGAGAGCGCCCCCGACCTCCACCAGCGCACTCAAGTCCAGACGCTGGATCTCGGCTTGCATCACCTGAACCGAGCCACCGACCCGGTGCAGCGAGGATAACGTCACCCCGGTCAAGCTCGACGAGCTCAGCGCGATAAAGTCTCCGGCGATGCTCTCCAACAGGGGCAGATTCAGCGAGGCCAACTCGGCGTTGTTCATCAGCCGCACCGTCCCCTGAACCTGCGCCAGCTTCGGCAGGTAGAGCGACTCCGCCCCGCTGGCGATGACCTCTAAATCCTGCTGGACGAGGCGCAACACCGGCGCGTTGATCGAACGCAGCGCGCTGTTGGAACGGATCGAGAGCGAGGCGTCGATCTGCTCCAGCGACGGCAACGAGATCGAAGAGGTCTGGGAGAGCGTGTCGATCTGCACGCTCCCATGGACCCGTTCCAGCAGAGGCAACTCAAGCGCGGGGGACTCCGCGACATTGACACGAAAGATCACATCACCGGTTACCTCGCGATAGGATTGCGCGGCGTCCACATCCGCCGGGCTCTCCAGCACCAGCGCCCCCTGATAGATCGTGTCGGGATCGATGGGGGTATCGGGCTCCTCACCGCCATCGTCGGCATCGGCATCGGGGGTGTCCGCGTCGTCGATGAGGCCGCCATCGCTCTCGTCGACATCCCTCTCGTCAACATCGGTATCCTCCGGCCCCAGCGTCGCCACGCACACGCCCGCCTGACAGACCTCGCCACGAAAACAATCCTGGATGGAAGCGCACTGCTCGCTGCGCATACACCCGGTGCTCGCCAGTCCCACGGCCAGCAACACCCCCAATCCCCACGTCGTCCAGACTCGCATCGTCCCTCGCTCCTCAGCCCCAGACTCACCCGGGGCCCTCGTCTTTACTCAACCTATGCTCGGCTCCCCTAACCTGACGCGCATCTCCTCTCGATTCAACGCAAACCTGCGTCCGCCCCTCCACTCCGGGCTTGCCAGCCCCGGGTGCCGCGTCGCATTGAACAATCACGGGGGCCTCCCTACACTCCCGCCCCTTCCAACCTGCTTCAGGGCCCGGTCACGTCACACCGGAAATGGTTCCGGTCGGACATCGTCCATCTTCAGGCCCCTGATCTCCGGAGAACGTCATGATGAACGCCCTCACTCACGCTCTGCTCATCGCCCAGGCTCAGCCCGAGATCCCCTCCGACCTGCTGGGAGGCATCGCCGGGATGATCGCCTTCGGCCTCATCTTTCTGGTCTCGATGCTGGTCTCCCTGGTGATGATCGCCGCGGTCTGGAAGATCTATACCAAAGCCGGTGAGCCGGGCTGGGCATCGATCGTGCCGGTGTACAACTCAATTGTGCTGGCCAAAATCGCCGGCAAAGAGCCCTGGTGGGGTCTGTTGCTCTATGTCCCCTTCATCAACCTCGTGGCCATGGTGATCCTGTGCATCGGGCTGGCCCATGCCTTTGGTAAAGACACGCTGTGGGGGCTGGGATTGATCTTCTTCGGCTTCATCTTCTTCCCCCTGCTGGGCTTTGGCAGCGCCACCTACCAGGGAGAGCGCGCCGCGACGCCCTCGCCATCCTTCTGAGCCAGGCCGGGGTGTTACGTCACGAAGTGCTACACCCCAATGCGTTGAACTCTCCCCGCGTCTCCGATAGATCTTAGCCTCCGATGAAGGCTCGGGCGGAGCGGCACTCCCTCCGATGGCCCCGAGCTTTTATCGCGCCATGGCGAGCTGAGGCACTTGAAGCCGCCTCATCAGCAGACGCGGGATCTATGACACCTACTTCGCTCTTCTCCTGGATCGGCCACCTGCCGCGCCTTCCTCTGTGGGCTCGTCTGGGGATCATTGCCACGCTGCACGTGGGCTTTTTTGCGCTGGCCTACCTGTTGGCCTTTCTGATCCGCTTTGATTACGCCATCCCCCCCCAATATCAGGCGGCGATGTGGGCGGGGCTGCTGCCCCTTCTGGCCACCAAAACACTGGTCCTGGGCGTGATGCGCATGTTCCAGGGCTGGTGGAAGTACGTGAGCCTCTACGACGTGCTGGCCCTGGCGCGTGCGCTGGCTCTGGCCAGCGCGACGTATCTGGCGCTCAACGTTCTGGTGCTCACCCCGGCCGACTTTCCCCGCTCGATCTACCTGCTTGATTTCGCGCTGAGCCTGCTGCTGCTGGGCGGCGCCCGCGGCAGCCTGCGCCTGATCCGCGAGCGCCTGGCCACCTGGGGCGACGACCGCCCGGCGGTGCCGGTGCTCATCGCCGGGGCCGGCGACACCGGCGAGACCCTGGTGCGCGAGATCGCGAAAAACCGCCAGATCGTGTATCGGCCGGTCGGTTTCATCGATGACGACCCCTACAAGCACGGCCTGCGCATGCACGGGGTCCCGGTGCTTGGCCCCATCGAAAGGCTCCCTCAGATCGTGGATAAACACGGCGTCGAGGAGCTGGTCATCGCCATGCCCTCGGCCTCCCGCGAGCAGATTCGCCGGGTGGTGGAGCTGGCCCAACGCTGCGGCGTCAAAACCCGCATCGTCCCGGCCTTTGAAGCCGTGGTGGAAGGCAAAGTCTCGGTCAATCAGCTCCGCGAGGTCGCCATCACCGACCTTTTGGGGCGCGCCCCGGTGGAGCTCGACACCTACGCCATCGGCCGCTCCCTCGAAGGCAAGCGGGTGCTGGTCACCGGCGCCGGCGGCTCCATCGGCTCGGAGATCTGCCGGCAGGTCATGCGCTTTAACCCCGAGCGCCTCATCCTCCTGGACTCCGCCGAGACTCCCCTCTTCTTCATCCACCGCGAGTTGCGTCAGGCCCACGACGACCGGCTCTTCCCGGCCATCGGCGACGTCACCGACGCGCAGCGCATGCGCGAGGTCTTCGACCTGCACCGCCCCGATGTGGTGCTCCACGCCGCGGCCTACAAACACGTCCCCCTGATGGAGGCCCACCCGGCCCTGGCGGTCCGCAACAACATCGGCGGCACCCGCACCGTCGCCCACCTCGCCGCCGAGTATCAGGTGGCCCGCTTCGTGCTCATCTCCACCGACAAAGCCGTCAACCCCACCAGCGTGATGGGCGCGACCAAGCGCGTGGCCGAGCTTTTAGTGCGCCATCTCAACGCCAGCTGCCCCACCACCAAGTTCTGCGTGGTGCGCTTTGGCAACGTGCTCGGCTCCAACGGAAGCGTCATCCCGATCTTCCGCCAGCAAATCGCCGCCGGCGGTCCGGTCACCGTGACCCACCCGGAGATGACCCGCTACTTCATGACCATCCCCGAGGCCACCCAGCTGGTGCTTCAGGCGGCCACCTTCAAGCAGGGTGACCTCTTTATTCTCGACATGGGCGAGCCGGTTAAGATCGTCGACCTGGCCCGTGACATGATTCGGTTGAGTGGGCTCAGCGAAGAGGAGATCCCCGTGGAGTTCTGCGGGATTCGCCCCGGCGAAAAACTCTTTGAAGAGCTCACCCTCGACCGCGAAGAGGTCGACACCACCGCCCACGCCAAGATCTTTATGGGGCGCGAGCCCGGCGACCTGCTCGAAAATCTCCAGGAGCCCTTCGATGCACTGATGGCGGCCGGCCAGGCCAGCGACGATCAGGGGGTACGCGAAGGCCTGGAAGCCTTGATCCCGACCTACCGCCCCAGCGTACCGGCCCGCAAAGTCATCCGCATCGAAAGCGGGCGGCACCGGGCTCTGAACAAGGTCTGATTCAGACCGAGTTCCCGGTGCAATGATTGTGATTCCAACGTGCCTCAGGATTCGGCGTCGGCCGACTCCGGGGCACGTTGCGTTTGAGGGGTTGGGAGCGCGCCCATCTCGCCCTCGTGAGAGTCTTGCGCCACAGATGGGGCGTAGGCCGGCGCCTCAAAGGGCACACCCGCCATCCGGGCGTAGAGCGCGTGGTAGCGCGCCACGATCGCCCCCAGCGAGAAGTGCTCCACCACGCGCCGGCGCCCCTTCTGGCCCAGGGCGCGCCGCGCCCCCTCGTCCATCGCCAACAGCTCGCTCATCGCCCGCGCCAGCTGCATCTCGTCGCGGGGCGCCACCACGCGCCCGGCCCCACCCAAAAGCCAGGCCGCATCCCCCACGTCGGTCACCGCCACCGGCACCCCGCAGGCCATCGCCTCCCCCACCACGTTGGGGAAGCCCTCGCTGCGCGAGCTGAGCACCGCCACGTCAAAGGCGGCGGTGATGCGCGGGATGTCGCGGCGCTCCCCCAGCAGGATCACGCGCTCTTCGAGCCCCAGCGCGCGCGCCTGGCCCAGAAACTCGGCGTTGTCCGCGCTCAGCCCGCGCCCCACCAGCACCAGACGCGCCTGGGGGTGCTCGGCGGCCACGCGCCGCATCGCGCCGAGGAGGTTGGGGTGATCCTTAATCGGGTGCAGCCTCCCCACCATCCCCACCAGGGGCGTCGCCGTGGGCAGCCCCAGCTCCCGGCGCACCTCCCGATACGCCTCGGGACAGGGCCGAAAGGTGCGGGTGTCAAAGCCGTTGGGGATCACCTCATCGCGCCGCGCACTGTAGCCCAGGGCGCGGTGCTGCGTGCGGCTGAGACGGGAGTTGTAGACGATGGCGTCGGCCTGCGGGCTCAAGAGCGCGCCCAGGCGAATCACCGCCCGGGTGCCCCGGCTCTCCTCGCCAAGATCGTAGATGCAGTGGCGCACGTTCCAGGCAAAAGGGCGGCCCAGCCCGGCCATCACGCCCAGGTTGGCGTGGTACATCCAGGCGTGAATCACATCCGGGTTATGCCGGGCCACCAGCCGGCGCAAACGAAAGAGGGCGGCCGGAGTGGGGCGGCCGCGACTCAAGTTCAGCGTCTCAACCGAAGCGCCGGCGGCCTCCACACGCTCGGCCATCGTGCCCCGCCCCATCAGACTGACCACCGTGGTGGGAAAGCGCCGGCGGTCGCCGCCTTCGATGAGTTTGGTCAGCATCGTCTCCGCCCCCCCGGTTCCCAGCCCGGTGATGATATGGCATACCTTCACCGGTGGCCCCGCCGGGGCAACATCGGTCTGAGACGGGCATGATTGCGTCGCTTCCATGAGCGCGTCCTGCTTTAAAGAGGGGAGGGGGCGGATGGATTCGCCGCGCGCTGACGTTACTCCCCGCGTCACCCGATAGGTCAAGGGCCTGAAGATGCCCCGGAGAACTCGCCAGGATGTTAGAACTAATCCCCAGCTTCGTCACGATCCTCTTCGGGGTGGTCGCCCTGGGTCTGAGCCTGCGCGCCTTTGAGCGCCGCGAACAAGGGCTGCTCATCGGCGCCTTTGCCCTGCACCTGCTCGCCGCCCTGGCTCAGGTCTTCATCACCCGTGATCTCTACGGCTACGGCGACATGCTCACCTACTTCCGCGAGGGCGGCTTCGTCGCCGACCGGATGCGCGAAGACTTTGTGGCCTACGCCCCCGACGCGCTGCGCCTGATCGTCCAGCAAGAGACCCAGAACCTGGGCTGGCTCAACTCAGCCAGCCCGGCCACCGCCACGATGTACGGCCTCAGCTCCTGGCTCCATTACCTCACCCAGGGCTCGCTCTACGCGACGTGCCTGCTGGTGGCGATCGGGTCCTTTTTTGGCAAGCTGGTGATGTTCCGCGCCTTTCGCCCCCTCTTTCCCCCGCATCTGCACCGGCGCCTGATCGCGGGCATGATGTGGATGCCTTCCATCGTGTTCTGGTCCAGCGGACTCCTCAAAGAGAGCATCGCCATCATCGGGTTGGGTCTGGCAACCTACGGCATCATACGGCTGACCGACTCGACAAGCTCGACACCCCGCGCCGCGGTGGCGCTGGGGGCAGGCTCGGTCATTGTGGGCCTTGTCAAAACCTACATCCTGGGCCCCTTCGCCATCGCTGCTGGCGCCTGGTACTACTGGCAGCGCGGGCTGCGCTTAAGCGGGGGACGGGCGCTTAGCCTGCGTCCGCTTCACTTTGCGCTGGCCATGGCGCTGGCGATGACGGCGATCATCGGCATCGGCGAGCTCTTCCCTCGCTACGCCCTGACCAACCTGGTGGATGAAGCCAGCCGGCTCCAGGAGGTCGGACAGCGCGTCACGGGAGGCTCCACCTTCGCCCTTTCCGACACCGCTCCCACCAGCTCCTCGGGTCAGCTGGCCATGGCCCCGATGGCCGTGATCACAGCGCTGGCTCGCCCCTTTATCTTTGAGGCCAACAACCTCATGGCGCTGGTCAGCGCGCTGGAGATGAGCTTTATCCTGGGGCTACTCCTTTTAGCGCTCTACCGGCGCGGAGGACACGAGAGCTGGCAGGTGATCATGCGCTCGCCACCCCTGGTATTTACGTTGATCTTTGTGGTGCTCTTTGCGCTCGGCGTGGGACTGACGACCACCAATATGGGGACCCTCGCGCGCTATCGCATGCCCATGCTGCCCTTCTACATGCTCTTTATCGTGGCGCTCTTACCGGCGCGCCCTTTCGCCACCTGGCCACGCACTCGACAGGCCTGAACAGCGCGTTCGGAACAGAGCACGCCCCGCCGGGAGCGCCCCGCTCCAAGCATATTCCCAACCTCTAAGACCTACTCCACCGGCTCCGGCTGCCGAATCACCCGAGCCGGATTCCCCACCGCGGTCGCCCCCGCAGGCACATCTCGAATCACCACCGCCCCGGCTCCCACCACAGCCCGATTCCCGATCCGGACCCCCGGCACGACCGTTAACCCGGCACCCAGCATCACATCGGAGCCCACGCGCGTTTGGCCCGTCAACGTCACCCCCGGAGACACCATCGTATAGGCTCCGATAACCGTGTCGTGGCTTATCCGGCTGCCGATGTTGATCAGCGCGAAGTCTCCCACCTTCACCTGCACCGTGATCACGCTACCAGCGCATACCGTCACCCCGGTGCCTAAGCTGACCTCCTGGCTGACATGCGCCCCCGGGTCCACCAGCGTCGGCCACGTCAGCGGAAGATGGGCCAGCTTGCTGACGATCTTCCGTCGCACCCGGGGGTAGCCCACGCCCAACACCACCTCGGCCCGGCCGACCTTCTCCAGATAGTCCGTCGTGCCGAGCACCGGCACGCCGCACACCTGCTGGTTATGCAGCGTGGGATTATCATCCACAAAGCCCCGCACCGCCCGATTGAGACGACGCAACAACCAGAGCATCTCTCGCCCATGCCCTCCCGCTCCGATGATGATGATGTCTTCCATGCGTCCTCCTTTGACCTGTGCGTTGGTACGCCCTGAGCCGACGTTGCGGTTGATGGATGCGAGATTGAAAGTGACGCGGGCCCGGCGCAAACCTTAAGGCGATGCTTTCTGTTTCGTCCGGGCTTTGAAAGCTCACCCGAAGCGCTGGCGATTCCGCTGGCGTGGCGTTAACGCCAACGCACGGCGTCCTACTTTCGCAGGCCAAGCCATCGCTTAGCATCCCCTGACGCGCGCGGGTACTCGCCATCTGATTCCCCTCCGAAGAGCACCCGACGATAGGCCTCAGCGATCGCCGTGTGGTCAAACGCCCCGACGCGCGGCCGCGGATCGGGGGCATCATCCTCGTCGAGCGCCTCGCCCAAGGCCCGCGCCAGCGCCAAAGCATCGCCCACGGGCACCAGGCGCCCCCAGCGCCCCCCCTCCAGGATCTCGCCAGGCCCGCCGGGGCAATCGGTGGCGACCACCGGTGCCCCCACCGCCAGCGCCTCCACAAGCACGTTGCCAAAACCCTCCCAGCGCGAAGAGAGCACGCACACATCGGCCCGGGCCATGCAGGCATAGGGGTTGCTCACAAAGCCCGGCATCGCCACATCCTGCTCCAGCCCCAGATCAGCGATGCGTGCTTCCAGCTCGGCCCGCAGCTCGCCTTCGCCCAGAATCAAGAGACGCGCCGAATGCGTCTGCTTCAGCCGGGCCATCGCATCGAGCAGGTTGGGGTAATCCTTGGCAGGGGTCAGTCGGCCTACCGCCAGCACCAGCGGCCGTGGCCGTCCCCCCCGCTCTCCGGCCAGCCAGGGATGGGTGGGGAGCTGAGTGCTGGCGGCCTCAATCTGGTCGAGTTCCACCGGGTTATAAATCGTCGTGATTCGCCGGGCCGGTGCCACGCGGGCCTCCACCAGCGCCTCGGCGACCCCTTGAGAGACGGCCACGATCGTCTGGGCCCGGGCGTAGGTCAGCGCCATCAGCCCGAGCTGAAGCCGCCCCTTCCAGTTCTTCTCCAGGCTGTGCGTCGGCGTGCTGTCTTCGCGCACCAGCACCGGCGTCGAGACCCCGGCCAGATCGCGCGCCAGCACGGCCACCACGTTGGCGTAGTTCAGCGTGCTGATCAGCGC is a window of Lujinxingia litoralis DNA encoding:
- a CDS encoding tRNA-binding protein: MTTTGEVMMSDDKTIDWADFEAVKLQVGTVVRAEPFPEARRPAYKVWVRLGPEDVRKSSAQITDLYSPESLVGTQVLCVTNFPAKQIGPIRSEVLICGFEREDGAIVLARPDSPVPDGARLK
- a CDS encoding DUF5684 domain-containing protein yields the protein MMNALTHALLIAQAQPEIPSDLLGGIAGMIAFGLIFLVSMLVSLVMIAAVWKIYTKAGEPGWASIVPVYNSIVLAKIAGKEPWWGLLLYVPFINLVAMVILCIGLAHAFGKDTLWGLGLIFFGFIFFPLLGFGSATYQGERAATPSPSF
- a CDS encoding glycosyltransferase; this translates as MPSLGGGGAEKVMLTLARAFAEGGDKVDLLVARCEGAHRDKIPDGVRLIDLEAGRVLRSLRPLAAYLRKNRPDALISTLNYANVVAVLARDLAGVSTPVLVREDSTPTHSLEKNWKGRLQLGLMALTYARAQTIVAVSQGVAEALVEARVAPARRITTIYNPVELDQIEAASTQLPTHPWLAGERGGRPRPLVLAVGRLTPAKDYPNLLDAMARLKQTHSARLLILGEGELRAELEARIADLGLEQDVAMPGFVSNPYACMARADVCVLSSRWEGFGNVLVEALAVGAPVVATDCPGGPGEILEGGRWGRLVPVGDALALARALGEALDEDDAPDPRPRVGAFDHTAIAEAYRRVLFGGESDGEYPRASGDAKRWLGLRK
- a CDS encoding patatin-like phospholipase family protein, coding for MNAPHNPTPKRALVLSGGGARGAYEVGTLRYIMHALPADLGYSPRFDIVCGTSVGAINAAWVAATLDDPHYCAARLEHLWRSLRFSEVIRFSYGELGRLLYHYLLEERLPGLVRRTQRAMADTSRPGGFLHTSFFDRLVRHEIPFRRIEQNLKSGHLEAASVSATDIVSGQTAVFVQTHRPLPPWTRDRRRIARQGPITPRKVLASAAIPVLFPSVQVHGRWYCDGALRQNTPISPALRLGADRVLVIALKNASPLERQRPTPVPEHLRKIAHPNLAYVMGKLLDALLLDPLDYDLSVLNRVNAMLRVGEEAFGKEHFLPPFNEVIRRHRGQGYRVVEPLLIRPSRDLGELAAGLARTLPESFWGSAPLRHVGQRALESEGGRESDLLSYVLFDGQYTGELIELGWQDAARRHEELVAFFRDEPSETLSQVPA
- a CDS encoding acetyltransferase, with the translated sequence MEDIIIIGAGGHGREMLWLLRRLNRAVRGFVDDNPTLHNQQVCGVPVLGTTDYLEKVGRAEVVLGVGYPRVRRKIVSKLAHLPLTWPTLVDPGAHVSQEVSLGTGVTVCAGSVITVQVKVGDFALINIGSRISHDTVIGAYTMVSPGVTLTGQTRVGSDVMLGAGLTVVPGVRIGNRAVVGAGAVVIRDVPAGATAVGNPARVIRQPEPVE
- a CDS encoding polysaccharide biosynthesis protein produces the protein MTPTSLFSWIGHLPRLPLWARLGIIATLHVGFFALAYLLAFLIRFDYAIPPQYQAAMWAGLLPLLATKTLVLGVMRMFQGWWKYVSLYDVLALARALALASATYLALNVLVLTPADFPRSIYLLDFALSLLLLGGARGSLRLIRERLATWGDDRPAVPVLIAGAGDTGETLVREIAKNRQIVYRPVGFIDDDPYKHGLRMHGVPVLGPIERLPQIVDKHGVEELVIAMPSASREQIRRVVELAQRCGVKTRIVPAFEAVVEGKVSVNQLREVAITDLLGRAPVELDTYAIGRSLEGKRVLVTGAGGSIGSEICRQVMRFNPERLILLDSAETPLFFIHRELRQAHDDRLFPAIGDVTDAQRMREVFDLHRPDVVLHAAAYKHVPLMEAHPALAVRNNIGGTRTVAHLAAEYQVARFVLISTDKAVNPTSVMGATKRVAELLVRHLNASCPTTKFCVVRFGNVLGSNGSVIPIFRQQIAAGGPVTVTHPEMTRYFMTIPEATQLVLQAATFKQGDLFILDMGEPVKIVDLARDMIRLSGLSEEEIPVEFCGIRPGEKLFEELTLDREEVDTTAHAKIFMGREPGDLLENLQEPFDALMAAGQASDDQGVREGLEALIPTYRPSVPARKVIRIESGRHRALNKV
- a CDS encoding glycosyltransferase family 4 protein, whose translation is MEATQSCPSQTDVAPAGPPVKVCHIITGLGTGGAETMLTKLIEGGDRRRFPTTVVSLMGRGTMAERVEAAGASVETLNLSRGRPTPAALFRLRRLVARHNPDVIHAWMYHANLGVMAGLGRPFAWNVRHCIYDLGEESRGTRAVIRLGALLSPQADAIVYNSRLSRTQHRALGYSARRDEVIPNGFDTRTFRPCPEAYREVRRELGLPTATPLVGMVGRLHPIKDHPNLLGAMRRVAAEHPQARLVLVGRGLSADNAEFLGQARALGLEERVILLGERRDIPRITAAFDVAVLSSRSEGFPNVVGEAMACGVPVAVTDVGDAAWLLGGAGRVVAPRDEMQLARAMSELLAMDEGARRALGQKGRRRVVEHFSLGAIVARYHALYARMAGVPFEAPAYAPSVAQDSHEGEMGALPTPQTQRAPESADAES